The Streptomyces sp. NBC_01275 genome has a segment encoding these proteins:
- a CDS encoding protein kinase, whose amino-acid sequence MAQQRAQGPSDPEATGGGMSDAPENWGNGGLVGDGRYRLTHRLGRGGMAEVFAAEDVRLGRTVAVKLLRADLAEDPVSKARFTREAQSVAGLNHHAIVAVYDSGEDAVGGQSVPYIVMEIVEGRTIRDLLLNAEAPGPEQALIIVSGVLEALAYSHQHGIVHRDIKPANVIITHNGAVKVMDFGIARALHGASTTMTQTGMVMGTPQYLSPEQALGKAVDHRSDLYATGCLLYELLALRPPFTGETPLSVVYQHVQDIPVPPSRTSEGACPPELDGLVMRSLAKDPDDRFQTAEEMRGLIQYGLQMLYDQGGHTGTWNTGPVALNDGRGPASGGFAGGTTVMPHHGDGSSTSQIPQPILPSGYGGGDDGGFEGHGNRGSGRGKLWILAVLAVIAIAAGVALALQGKGSGSGETDPTKSPSSTASATDDQASETPSDEASETATDDTSDSGTGSNTGSGYSPSYSPSYSPSESASSEPSDEPSDEQTTAQPSDEPTDTTSTDPAADGGTDDGGTTDGTSNGADQGTTLGSLGN is encoded by the coding sequence ATGGCACAGCAGCGCGCTCAGGGCCCGTCCGACCCCGAGGCGACTGGCGGCGGTATGTCAGATGCGCCGGAGAACTGGGGCAACGGCGGGCTGGTCGGGGACGGCCGTTACCGGCTCACCCACAGACTCGGCCGGGGTGGCATGGCCGAGGTGTTCGCGGCCGAGGACGTACGTCTCGGTCGCACCGTCGCGGTCAAGCTGCTGCGCGCCGACCTCGCCGAGGACCCGGTGTCCAAGGCCCGCTTCACGCGCGAGGCCCAGTCGGTGGCCGGCCTCAACCACCATGCGATCGTCGCCGTGTACGACTCCGGCGAGGACGCCGTGGGCGGCCAGAGCGTGCCGTACATCGTGATGGAGATCGTCGAGGGGCGCACCATCCGCGACCTGCTCCTCAACGCCGAGGCGCCCGGGCCCGAGCAGGCCCTGATCATCGTCTCCGGCGTCCTGGAGGCGCTCGCCTACTCGCACCAGCACGGCATCGTGCACCGCGACATCAAGCCCGCGAACGTGATCATCACGCACAACGGCGCCGTCAAGGTGATGGACTTCGGCATCGCGCGCGCCCTGCACGGCGCGTCCACGACGATGACGCAGACCGGCATGGTCATGGGCACGCCGCAGTACCTCTCCCCGGAGCAGGCGCTCGGCAAGGCCGTCGACCACCGCTCCGACCTGTACGCGACGGGCTGCCTGCTGTACGAACTGCTCGCGCTGCGGCCTCCGTTCACCGGCGAGACGCCGCTGTCGGTGGTCTACCAGCATGTGCAGGACATCCCGGTGCCGCCGTCGCGGACCTCGGAGGGCGCCTGCCCGCCGGAGCTCGACGGCCTTGTCATGCGTTCCCTCGCCAAGGACCCGGACGACCGTTTCCAGACGGCCGAGGAGATGCGCGGGCTCATCCAGTACGGCCTGCAGATGCTGTACGACCAGGGCGGCCACACCGGCACCTGGAACACCGGCCCGGTCGCTCTGAACGACGGCCGCGGACCCGCCTCGGGCGGCTTCGCGGGCGGTACCACGGTGATGCCGCACCACGGCGACGGCTCCAGCACCTCGCAGATCCCCCAGCCGATCCTGCCCTCGGGCTACGGAGGCGGCGACGACGGCGGTTTCGAGGGCCACGGCAACCGGGGCAGCGGCCGGGGCAAGCTGTGGATCCTCGCCGTCCTCGCGGTGATCGCCATCGCGGCGGGCGTCGCGCTCGCGCTGCAGGGCAAGGGCTCGGGCAGCGGCGAGACCGATCCCACGAAGTCCCCGAGCAGCACCGCGTCCGCGACGGACGACCAGGCCAGCGAGACGCCGTCGGACGAGGCGAGCGAGACGGCCACGGACGACACCTCGGACAGCGGCACGGGCTCGAACACCGGGTCGGGCTACTCGCCGTCGTACTCGCCGTCGTACTCGCCGTCCGAGTCGGCCAGCAGCGAGCCCTCGGACGAGCCGTCGGACGAGCAGACGACCGCCCAGCCGTCGGACGAGCCGACGGACACGACGTCGACCGACCCGGCGGCGGACGGCGGCACCGACGACGGCGGCACGACCGACGGGACCTCGAACGGCGCGGACCAGGGCACCACCCTGGGCAGCCTCGGCAACTGA
- a CDS encoding phosphotransferase, which yields MPHAPPLGALLRHYAAGAALACEPVDQGLLNRGYRLRTTRGRYFLKHHFDPDTADPASIARQHRATERLADLGVPVAPPLPGHDGRTVAVVAGHAYALHPWIDGRHRHGAQLTPAECGRLGALLGVVHTSLERVMPAHGEVPAAREERLPPASPAPPASPAHKWVRTTPTATPAPAERPASPAPSDPADTGTADPSDTFALIDDLLARVRRHHPADSFDELARHRLLERRTLLELHADRRPPHTGPVGWVHGDFHPFNLLYRGDAPAAIVDWDRLGVQPRGEEAVRAAAIFFVRPDGALDLPKARAYARGYRRTAMATPSELAAAVHRVWWERLNDFWMLRWHYERGDTRADSQFPAASALAVWWTQEYDAVCAAFSD from the coding sequence GTGCCCCACGCGCCCCCTCTGGGCGCTCTGCTTCGCCATTACGCCGCCGGCGCCGCGCTCGCCTGCGAACCCGTCGACCAGGGACTGCTGAACCGCGGCTACCGGCTGCGCACCACCCGCGGCCGCTACTTCCTCAAGCACCACTTCGACCCGGACACCGCCGACCCCGCCTCGATCGCCCGCCAACACCGGGCCACCGAGCGCCTGGCCGACCTGGGCGTCCCGGTCGCGCCCCCGCTGCCCGGCCACGACGGCCGCACGGTCGCCGTCGTCGCCGGCCACGCCTACGCCCTCCACCCCTGGATCGACGGCCGCCACCGCCACGGCGCCCAGCTCACCCCGGCCGAATGCGGCCGCCTCGGGGCGCTGCTGGGGGTGGTGCACACGAGCCTGGAGCGCGTGATGCCGGCCCACGGCGAGGTGCCTGCGGCGCGCGAAGAGCGCTTACCTCCGGCATCTCCAGCACCTCCGGCATCACCGGCGCACAAGTGGGTGCGCACAACCCCCACCGCCACCCCCGCCCCCGCCGAGCGCCCCGCAAGCCCCGCCCCCTCCGACCCCGCCGACACCGGCACCGCCGACCCCTCCGACACCTTCGCCCTCATCGACGACCTCCTCGCGCGCGTGCGCCGGCACCACCCGGCCGACTCCTTCGACGAGCTCGCCCGCCACCGCCTCCTGGAGCGCCGCACCCTGCTGGAGCTGCACGCGGACCGACGCCCGCCGCACACCGGCCCGGTCGGCTGGGTGCACGGGGACTTCCACCCCTTCAACCTGCTCTACCGGGGAGACGCGCCCGCCGCCATCGTCGACTGGGACCGGCTGGGCGTGCAGCCCCGCGGGGAGGAGGCCGTCCGCGCCGCCGCGATCTTCTTCGTCCGGCCCGACGGCGCCCTCGACCTGCCCAAGGCGCGCGCCTACGCGCGCGGGTACCGGCGTACGGCCATGGCCACGCCCTCGGAGCTGGCGGCGGCCGTGCACCGCGTGTGGTGGGAGCGCCTGAACGACTTCTGGATGCTGCGCTGGCACTACGAGCGCGGCGACACCCGCGCGGACTCCCAGTTCCCGGCCGCGTCCGCCCTCGCCGTGTGGTGGACCCAGGAGTACGACGCGGTGTGCGCGGCCTTCTCCGACTGA
- the pdhA gene encoding pyruvate dehydrogenase (acetyl-transferring) E1 component subunit alpha encodes MTVESTAARKPRRSAGTKSTAGKRTTARNTPGAEPELVQLLTPEGERVKHAENAVYDKYVTGVTPEELRGLYRDMVLTRRFDAEATSLQRQGELGLWASLLGQEAAQIGSGRALRDDDYVFPTYREHGVAWCRGVDPTNLLGMFRGVNNGGWDPNSNNFHLYTIVIGAQTLHATGYAMGVAKDGADSAVIAYFGDGASSQGDVAESFTFSAVYNAPVVFFCQNNQWAISEPTEKQTRVPLYQRAQGYGFPGVRVDGNDVLACLAVTRWALERARNGEGPTLVEAYTYRMGAHTTSDDPTKYRADEEREAWEAKDPILRLRRHLETSNHTDEGFFAELEAESEALGRRVREAVRAMPDPDHFAIFENVYADGHALVDEERAQFAAYQASFADEEGGN; translated from the coding sequence GTGACCGTGGAGAGCACTGCCGCGCGCAAGCCGCGACGCAGCGCCGGTACCAAGAGCACGGCCGGCAAGCGGACGACCGCAAGGAACACGCCAGGCGCCGAGCCCGAGCTCGTACAGCTGCTGACGCCCGAGGGCGAGCGAGTCAAGCACGCAGAAAACGCCGTGTACGACAAGTACGTCACCGGCGTCACCCCCGAAGAGCTCCGCGGCCTGTACCGCGACATGGTGCTCACCCGCCGCTTCGACGCCGAGGCCACCTCCCTGCAGCGCCAGGGCGAGCTGGGCCTGTGGGCCTCGTTGCTCGGTCAGGAGGCCGCCCAGATCGGCTCCGGCCGGGCGCTGCGCGACGACGACTACGTCTTCCCGACGTACCGCGAGCACGGCGTCGCCTGGTGCCGCGGGGTGGACCCGACCAACCTGCTCGGCATGTTCCGCGGCGTGAACAACGGCGGCTGGGACCCCAACAGCAACAACTTCCACCTCTACACCATCGTCATCGGCGCCCAGACGCTGCACGCAACGGGCTACGCGATGGGCGTCGCCAAGGACGGCGCGGACAGCGCGGTGATCGCCTACTTCGGCGACGGCGCCTCCAGCCAGGGCGACGTCGCGGAGTCCTTCACCTTCTCCGCCGTCTACAACGCCCCGGTCGTGTTCTTCTGCCAGAACAACCAGTGGGCGATCTCCGAGCCGACCGAGAAGCAGACCCGTGTCCCGCTGTACCAGCGTGCACAGGGCTACGGCTTCCCGGGCGTCCGCGTGGACGGCAACGACGTCCTCGCCTGCCTCGCGGTCACCCGGTGGGCGCTGGAGCGGGCCCGCAACGGCGAGGGCCCCACTCTCGTCGAGGCGTACACCTACCGCATGGGTGCGCACACCACCTCCGACGACCCGACGAAGTACCGGGCCGACGAGGAGCGCGAGGCGTGGGAGGCGAAGGACCCGATCCTGCGCCTGCGCCGGCACCTGGAGACCTCAAACCACACGGACGAGGGATTCTTCGCGGAACTCGAGGCGGAGAGCGAGGCGTTGGGCAGGCGAGTGCGCGAAGCGGTCCGCGCCATGCCGGACCCGGACCACTTCGCCATCTTCGAGAACGTGTACGCGGACGGGCACGCGCTCGTCGACGAGGAGCGGGCCCAGTTCGCCGCCTACCAGGCGTCGTTCGCGGACGAAGAGGGGGGAAACTGA
- a CDS encoding alpha-ketoacid dehydrogenase subunit beta: protein MAETTEFKGMALAKAINESLRRALEADPKVLIMGEDVGKLGGVFRVTDGLQKDFGESRVIDTPLAESGIVGTAIGLALRGYRPVVEIQFDGFVFPAYDQIVTQLAKMHARSLGKIKLPVVVRIPYGGGIGAVEHHSESPEALFAHVSGLKVVSPSNASDAYWMMQQAIQSDDPVIFFEPKRRYWDKGDVNTEAIPGPLHKARVVREGTDLTLVGYGPMVKLCHEVADAAAEEGKSLEILDLRSVSPIDFDSIQASVEKTRRLVVVHEAPVFFGTGAEIAARITERCFYHLEAPVLRVGGYHAPYPPARLEEEYLPGLDRVLDAVDRALAY, encoded by the coding sequence ATGGCGGAGACCACGGAATTCAAAGGCATGGCGCTGGCCAAGGCGATCAACGAGTCGCTGCGCCGCGCCCTGGAAGCGGACCCCAAGGTCCTGATCATGGGCGAGGACGTCGGCAAGCTCGGCGGCGTCTTCCGGGTGACGGACGGCCTGCAGAAGGACTTCGGCGAGAGCCGGGTCATCGACACCCCGCTCGCCGAGTCCGGCATCGTGGGCACCGCGATCGGCCTCGCCCTGCGCGGCTACCGCCCGGTCGTGGAGATCCAGTTCGACGGCTTCGTCTTCCCGGCCTACGACCAGATCGTCACGCAGCTCGCCAAGATGCACGCCCGCTCGCTGGGCAAGATCAAGCTCCCGGTCGTCGTCCGCATCCCCTACGGCGGCGGCATCGGCGCGGTGGAGCACCACTCGGAGTCCCCCGAGGCGCTCTTCGCGCATGTGTCGGGCCTGAAGGTGGTCTCCCCGTCGAACGCCTCCGACGCCTACTGGATGATGCAGCAGGCCATCCAGAGCGACGACCCGGTGATCTTCTTCGAGCCCAAGCGGCGCTACTGGGACAAGGGCGACGTCAACACCGAGGCCATCCCCGGCCCCCTCCACAAGGCCCGGGTGGTCCGCGAGGGCACCGATCTGACGCTCGTCGGCTACGGCCCGATGGTGAAGCTCTGCCACGAGGTCGCCGACGCGGCCGCCGAGGAGGGCAAGAGCCTGGAGATCCTGGACCTGCGCTCGGTGAGCCCCATCGACTTCGACTCGATCCAGGCCTCGGTCGAGAAGACCCGCCGGCTGGTCGTCGTCCATGAGGCGCCGGTGTTCTTCGGTACGGGTGCGGAGATCGCCGCCCGGATCACGGAGCGCTGCTTCTACCACCTGGAGGCCCCGGTGCTCAGGGTCGGCGGCTACCACGCCCCGTACCCGCCGGCGCGCCTGGAGGAGGAGTACCTGCCGGGTCTGGACCGGGTGCTCGACGCCGTCGACCGTGCCCTGGCGTACTGA
- a CDS encoding dihydrolipoamide acetyltransferase family protein — MTTMTEASVREFKMPDVGEGLTEAEILKWYVQVGDTVTDGQVVCEVETAKAAVELPIPYDGVVRELRFPEGATVDVGTSIIAVDVAGGAAPASAPAQTPAPEQTPAPEKASAAQKTPEAPKSVGSGRQPVLVGYGVATSSTKRRPRKGPEIPAQESAPVAQAVQAELNGHGHGSAPAPQAQEALPVKERPLAKPPVRKLAKDLGVDLTAVVPSGPDGVITREDVHAAAAPTQVPAPEPVVQPTPTSMPTPLPTSIPAVPAASAPAPAVAYDSARETRIPVKGVRKATAAAMVGSAFTAPHVTEFVTVDVTRTLKLVEELKDDKEMQGLRVNPLLLIAKALLVALKRHPEINASWDEAAQEIVQKHYVNLGIAAATPRGLIVPNIKDAHAKTLPQLAEALGELVGTAREGRTSPAAMQGGTVTITNVGVFGVDTGTPILNPGESAILAVGAIRLQPWVHKGKVKPRQVTTLALSFDHRLVDGELGSKVLADVAAILEQPKRLITWG, encoded by the coding sequence GTGACGACGATGACGGAAGCGTCCGTACGCGAGTTCAAGATGCCCGACGTGGGCGAGGGACTCACCGAGGCCGAGATCCTCAAGTGGTATGTCCAGGTCGGGGACACGGTGACGGACGGCCAGGTGGTGTGCGAGGTCGAGACGGCCAAGGCCGCCGTCGAACTGCCCATCCCCTACGACGGCGTGGTCCGCGAGCTGCGCTTCCCCGAGGGCGCCACGGTGGACGTGGGCACGTCCATCATCGCGGTGGACGTGGCGGGCGGGGCGGCGCCTGCGTCGGCTCCGGCGCAGACCCCCGCTCCAGAGCAGACGCCCGCTCCCGAGAAGGCGTCCGCCGCGCAGAAGACGCCCGAGGCGCCCAAGTCGGTGGGCTCCGGCCGCCAGCCGGTCCTCGTCGGCTACGGCGTGGCCACGTCCTCCACCAAGCGCCGCCCGCGCAAGGGCCCGGAGATCCCGGCCCAGGAGTCGGCGCCGGTCGCCCAAGCGGTTCAGGCGGAGCTGAACGGCCACGGCCACGGGTCCGCTCCCGCCCCGCAGGCGCAGGAGGCTCTGCCGGTCAAGGAGCGTCCGCTGGCCAAGCCGCCGGTGCGCAAGCTGGCCAAGGACCTGGGCGTCGATCTGACGGCGGTGGTCCCCTCCGGCCCTGACGGCGTCATCACCCGCGAGGACGTCCACGCGGCGGCCGCCCCGACGCAGGTGCCTGCGCCCGAGCCCGTCGTGCAGCCCACGCCCACGTCTATGCCCACGCCCCTTCCCACGTCCATTCCCGCCGTGCCCGCGGCGTCCGCACCGGCCCCGGCGGTCGCGTACGACTCCGCGCGGGAGACCCGTATCCCGGTCAAGGGCGTGCGCAAGGCCACGGCCGCCGCGATGGTCGGCTCGGCGTTCACCGCGCCGCATGTCACCGAGTTCGTGACGGTCGACGTCACGCGCACGCTGAAGCTCGTCGAGGAGCTCAAGGACGACAAGGAGATGCAGGGCCTGCGGGTCAACCCGCTGCTGCTGATCGCCAAGGCCCTGCTGGTCGCCCTCAAGCGCCACCCGGAGATCAACGCCTCCTGGGACGAGGCGGCGCAGGAGATCGTCCAGAAGCACTACGTCAACCTGGGCATCGCGGCCGCCACCCCGCGCGGGCTGATCGTGCCGAACATCAAGGACGCGCACGCCAAGACGCTCCCGCAGCTCGCGGAGGCGCTCGGCGAACTGGTCGGCACGGCGCGGGAGGGCAGGACGTCCCCCGCCGCGATGCAGGGCGGCACGGTGACGATCACCAACGTCGGCGTCTTCGGCGTCGACACCGGCACACCGATCCTCAACCCCGGCGAGTCCGCGATCCTCGCGGTCGGCGCGATCAGGCTCCAGCCGTGGGTCCACAAGGGCAAGGTGAAGCCACGTCAGGTGACGACGCTGGCGCTTTCCTTCGACCACCGGCTGGTGGACGGGGAGCTGGGCTCCAAGGTGCTGGCCGATGTGGCGGCGATCCTGGAGCAGCCGAAGAGACTGATCACCTGGGGCTGA
- a CDS encoding nitrate/nitrite transporter: protein MSAGRLSANSTLPGDPPGGRRAMAVWGIGVSVYFVAVIFRTSLGVAGLDAADRFHVNASALSTFSILQLLVYAGMQIPVGLLVDRLGTKKVLTIGVVLFTAGQLGFAFSPTYGTALASRALLGCGDAMTFISVLRLGTRWFPARRGPLVAQLAGLAGMAGNLVSTLLLARLLHGIGWTASFAGSALAGVVVLVLLLLFLKDHPEGHEPAPVPHLGAAYVRRQITASWREPGTRLGLWVHFTTQFPAMVFLLLWGLPFLVEAQGLSRATAGELLTLVVLSNMVFGLVYGQIVARRHEARLPLALGTVGATALIWATTLAYPGEHAPMWLLLTLCGVLGACGPASMLGFDFARPANPPERQGTASGITNMGGFVASMTTLFAVGVLLDATGGDYTVAFSFVFVLQALGVSQILRLRKRAARRERERLVASRVETVHVPAQAG, encoded by the coding sequence ATGAGCGCCGGTCGTCTCTCGGCCAACTCCACCCTTCCGGGTGACCCGCCCGGCGGACGGCGCGCCATGGCCGTCTGGGGGATCGGCGTCTCCGTCTACTTCGTCGCCGTCATCTTCCGTACGTCGCTGGGGGTGGCCGGGCTCGACGCCGCCGACCGCTTCCATGTGAACGCCTCGGCCCTGTCGACCTTCTCGATCCTCCAGCTCCTGGTCTACGCGGGCATGCAGATACCCGTGGGCCTGCTGGTCGACCGGCTCGGCACCAAGAAGGTCCTGACCATCGGCGTCGTACTCTTCACTGCGGGACAGCTCGGCTTCGCCTTCTCCCCCACGTACGGCACGGCGCTCGCCTCGCGCGCGCTGCTCGGGTGCGGGGACGCGATGACGTTCATCAGCGTGCTGCGGCTGGGGACCCGCTGGTTCCCGGCGCGGCGCGGACCGCTGGTCGCACAGCTCGCGGGTCTGGCCGGGATGGCGGGCAACCTGGTCTCCACCCTGCTGCTGGCCCGGCTGCTGCACGGCATCGGCTGGACGGCCTCGTTCGCGGGCAGCGCGCTCGCCGGCGTGGTGGTGCTGGTCCTGCTCCTGCTGTTCCTGAAGGACCACCCCGAGGGCCATGAGCCCGCCCCGGTCCCGCACCTGGGCGCCGCGTACGTCCGCCGTCAGATCACCGCGTCCTGGCGGGAGCCCGGGACCCGGCTGGGCCTGTGGGTGCATTTCACCACCCAGTTCCCGGCCATGGTGTTCCTGCTCCTGTGGGGCCTGCCGTTCCTGGTCGAGGCACAGGGCCTGAGCCGGGCCACGGCCGGCGAGCTGCTGACCCTGGTGGTGCTCTCCAACATGGTCTTCGGCCTCGTCTACGGCCAGATCGTCGCCCGGCGCCACGAGGCGCGGCTGCCGCTGGCACTGGGCACGGTCGGGGCGACCGCGCTGATCTGGGCGACGACGCTGGCCTACCCCGGCGAGCACGCCCCGATGTGGCTGCTCCTGACGCTCTGCGGGGTACTGGGCGCCTGCGGTCCCGCCTCCATGCTCGGCTTCGACTTCGCCCGCCCCGCGAACCCGCCCGAGCGGCAGGGCACCGCGTCCGGCATCACGAACATGGGCGGCTTCGTCGCCTCCATGACGACCCTGTTCGCGGTCGGCGTGCTGCTGGACGCGACCGGCGGCGACTACACCGTCGCCTTCTCGTTCGTCTTCGTCCTCCAGGCGCTCGGCGTCAGCCAGATCCTGCGGCTGCGCAAGCGGGCGGCCCGGCGGGAGCGGGAGCGGCTGGTGGCCAGCCGGGTGGAGACGGTGCATGTGCCGGCACAGGCCGGGTGA
- a CDS encoding GntR family transcriptional regulator encodes MPSSAPTALAPTPVSAPDSTPASAPAPAPAPAKQPPAADRVYAHIKQGVLDRRYEGGTLLTEGELADAVGVSRTPVREALLRLEVEGLIKLYPKKGALVLPVSAQEIADVVETRLLVEEHAARKAVPAPAGLIERLEKLLAKQKEQAAAGDLAAAAVTDRCFHAEIVRSGGNEILSRLYDQLRDRQLRMGVAVLHSHPDRIAKTLTEHEEILQALRAGDAEAAVGIVHRHVGWFSHLARGEVR; translated from the coding sequence ATGCCGTCCTCCGCCCCGACAGCCCTCGCTCCCACCCCTGTCTCCGCCCCCGACTCCACCCCTGCCTCGGCTCCGGCTCCGGCTCCGGCTCCGGCCAAGCAGCCACCCGCCGCCGACCGCGTCTACGCCCACATCAAGCAGGGCGTCCTGGACCGTCGTTACGAGGGCGGCACCCTGCTCACCGAGGGCGAACTCGCCGACGCCGTAGGGGTTTCGCGGACCCCGGTGCGCGAGGCCCTGCTGCGGCTCGAGGTGGAGGGACTGATCAAGCTCTACCCGAAGAAGGGCGCGCTGGTCCTGCCGGTCTCCGCGCAGGAGATCGCGGACGTCGTGGAGACCCGGCTGCTCGTCGAGGAGCACGCGGCGCGCAAGGCCGTGCCCGCGCCCGCCGGGCTGATCGAACGGCTGGAGAAGCTGCTGGCCAAGCAGAAGGAGCAGGCCGCCGCGGGCGACCTGGCCGCGGCCGCCGTCACCGACCGCTGCTTCCACGCGGAGATCGTGCGCAGCGGCGGCAACGAGATCCTCTCGAGGCTGTACGACCAACTCCGCGACCGCCAGCTGCGGATGGGCGTGGCGGTGCTGCACTCCCACCCCGACCGGATCGCCAAGACGCTCACCGAGCACGAGGAGATCCTGCAGGCGCTGCGCGCCGGAGACGCGGAAGCGGCGGTCGGGATCGTCCACCGGCACGTCGGCTGGTTCTCGCATCTGGCGCGGGGAGAGGTCCGATGA
- a CDS encoding D-alanyl-D-alanine carboxypeptidase family protein has product MITAIKGIRVRRAAAVSVTASAVLAAGVLTAAPAQAVTTPTIVAKTGYVMNNANGAKLYGKGMDTKLSTGSTTKIMTANVVLSQTNLNLDAKVTIVKAYSDYIVANNASSARLIVGDKVTVRQLLYGLMLPSGCDAAYALADKFGTGTTRAARVKNFIAKMNTKAKSLGMTNTKFDSFDGIGNGSNYSTAKDLTKLASASLKNANFRAVVKTKSYTAKTITKTGTTRTMGAWTNTNTLLSSYSGTIGVKTGSGPEAKYCLVFAATRNGKTVVGTVLASTSASVRATDATKLLNYGFARLG; this is encoded by the coding sequence TTGATAACCGCAATCAAGGGCATCCGGGTCCGCCGAGCCGCAGCCGTCTCCGTCACGGCCAGTGCAGTGCTTGCGGCCGGAGTCCTCACCGCGGCTCCCGCGCAAGCCGTGACGACGCCCACGATCGTGGCCAAGACGGGCTACGTGATGAACAACGCGAACGGCGCGAAGCTGTACGGCAAGGGCATGGACACCAAGCTGTCCACCGGCTCCACCACGAAGATCATGACGGCGAACGTCGTGCTGTCGCAGACGAACCTCAACCTGGACGCCAAGGTCACGATCGTCAAGGCGTACAGCGACTACATCGTGGCGAACAACGCCTCGTCCGCCCGCCTGATCGTCGGTGACAAGGTCACCGTCCGTCAGCTGCTCTACGGGCTGATGCTGCCGTCGGGCTGCGACGCCGCGTACGCGCTGGCCGACAAGTTCGGCACGGGTACGACGCGCGCCGCGCGCGTGAAGAACTTCATCGCCAAGATGAACACCAAGGCGAAGTCGCTCGGCATGACGAACACGAAGTTCGACTCGTTCGACGGCATCGGCAACGGCTCCAACTACTCGACGGCCAAGGACCTGACGAAGCTCGCCAGCGCTTCGCTGAAGAACGCGAACTTCCGCGCGGTCGTCAAGACGAAGTCGTACACGGCCAAGACCATCACCAAGACGGGCACCACCCGCACCATGGGCGCCTGGACCAACACCAACACGCTGCTGAGCAGCTACAGCGGCACCATCGGCGTGAAGACGGGCTCCGGCCCGGAGGCGAAGTACTGCCTCGTCTTCGCCGCCACCCGCAACGGCAAGACCGTCGTGGGCACGGTGCTGGCGTCCACCTCGGCGTCGGTGCGCGCCACGGACGCGACGAAGCTGCTGAACTACGGCTTCGCCCGGCTGGGCTGA
- a CDS encoding peptidylprolyl isomerase, whose translation MAEELIATLNTTLGQIVVRLFPEHAPETVANFVGLADGSKSWRDPETGAPGQGPLYNGTIFHRVIDGFMIQGGDPLGSGRGGPGYEFKDEFHPSLRFDRPYLLAMANAGPGTNGSQFFITVGPTPHLTNRHTIFGEVLQGQDVVDAIAKSPTGRNDRPATDIAIESIAVDRRQG comes from the coding sequence ATGGCGGAAGAACTGATCGCCACGCTCAACACGACCCTCGGCCAGATCGTGGTCAGGCTGTTCCCGGAGCACGCGCCGGAGACGGTGGCGAACTTCGTCGGGCTCGCCGACGGCAGCAAGTCCTGGCGTGATCCGGAGACCGGGGCTCCGGGGCAGGGACCGCTCTACAACGGCACGATCTTCCACCGGGTCATCGACGGCTTCATGATCCAGGGCGGCGACCCGCTGGGCTCCGGCCGCGGCGGCCCGGGCTACGAGTTCAAGGACGAGTTCCACCCGTCCCTCCGCTTCGACCGGCCCTACCTGCTGGCGATGGCCAACGCCGGGCCGGGGACCAACGGTTCGCAGTTCTTCATCACCGTCGGCCCGACCCCGCACCTCACCAACCGCCACACCATCTTCGGCGAGGTGCTCCAGGGCCAGGACGTCGTGGACGCGATCGCCAAGAGCCCGACCGGCCGCAACGACCGCCCCGCCACGGACATCGCCATCGAGTCCATCGCCGTGGACCGGCGTCAGGGCTAG